In Mangifera indica cultivar Alphonso chromosome 7, CATAS_Mindica_2.1, whole genome shotgun sequence, the genomic window CTTTTTTGAGTTTTCTTGACAACCAAATGGGAGTTTAGAGTTTTGAGTTAATTAGAAACCTGACATAGATTATAGAGTTTCAGTAAGTTAGAAGACTTTCCTTTAGGAATAACATGGTTTTTCACTTTTTATGTTTCTCTTTCTGTTTTGAAGCTTGAGGTCCAGTGGCAAATCTTCTAGGAAGCGCAAACGCAAATATGGAGGTCCTCATACTCTGGTAAAGAGGAAACAGCCACGCACTAGTAATGCTGCCTACAATGTTGGTGTTGCTGGTCTATCTCGAGCCACTTCTCTCACTAACACAAGCCTTATTGATCTCCCAGCCTCTAATCAATCTATAGGATCAGGtcaagaaggagaaaaaaatggaGATCTCAGCATTGTCAAAACACGCAGGCAGACTAGTGAGAATAGATTTGCAAATGGTGCAAAACAAGTTGATGTGAGGAAAGAGGAATCTGAGTATGATCCAAAGCTGAGTGAACTGAAGGGAACAATGTCTAACAATGAGGCCAATGGCGATAAGATTGCAGTAAATTTACAAGATGCCAAGGTTTTAGAAGGCAATGGTCTTACTCATGGGGTCGTCAAAGTTGATCGAGCAGAATCGGTTCCAAATGATCGACGCACAGGAGCTAAGAGAAGGAAGTCTAGTTCTGTGAAGAGGTTTAAACAAGATTTAGCCTCCTCTAAACTGGTAGCTGGTCAAGATTCAACACCAAGCATTGCTGCTGGCTGTGGTGATATAGGTGAGCAACTCGGGTTTGGAAATTCAAGTTACAAGAACAAGTTTGATGGTTCCAGAAATGCATCTGCACTTGTCAAAATCATCAAGCCTATAGATTTCTCAGCTTCTGTATCAGATAATGTCCAGGATGTGTTGGTGACCTTTGTGGCTTTGAGGTTAGTCATTAGATTTGAACTCCTGGTTTGTTTAATAGAAATATCTAAGCTTCCTTTTTTTGAGCCAAAGACATTACTTAAAACTAACCAGAACTCTTGTCTTTAcgtaaataatttatcttagtATTGGGGAAAaatcatattcaataaaaaGTTTTTCAGTAATGGTTACAActcttaaaagaaaaaggaaatactAACATATCAATAAAGAGCCACATTGTCTCAGTCTCCaagatagttaaaaaatttttaggaCCCACAACTAAGTCACACTTCATCCGAACTTTGGATCTTGAATGATAAGTTCAAAATTGTTGCGTCATTGAGCTTATTTTTTCTCATCTAGCTTATGCACGCTAGTTCAAATGGCTTTGATAGACTCTTGTTTGGTCACTTGTTGACTACAGTTATTACCTTGGAGTTATTGTTTTCTAGATTGATCAGCTTTCTAGTGGTTCAATCACATATTTACAATATCACCAATATAAATGGTAAACTGTTGGATATGCTATCTCTTCACATTTCATTTGCCTTTTTGCCCTTATCTGTCTAAGGGTAAACCATTCTGGATAAAATTCATACCTGGTTGTAAATTAAATGTTAACTAATTTGGTATGACTTTTTCAAGTTCTATTCACTTAATTTTTTCAATGCAGCATTCTCTAATATGAATTGATTCTAAAACACGTGCTAACTTCAGTATAGTATTGCCTGCTTAGTTTCACTTTTTATGTGTGCTGTTGAGcttctttttcatattctaTCTACTATTAATCTAATGCAGATGGCCTGTGAAACAATTTGGTTTTGTTATCAAGCACCTATTATCtcctgttaattttttttaccttttcatCTGGTTCCATCGGCTCAGATTTTCTTAAGAATTCAAATCCTTGTATATCAATCATTGCATCTGATATTGAGCTTCTTATTAGTCCTGTCTTAACTTGGAGTTTGGGAAAGTGTTGAGACTGTATGTGCTAAATTTTTGTCAATTACTGCAAAGATGACGTTGTCAAATATCACTAGACCTGAGCCACAGGTTGCTAATGATATACATCTTCATATGCTTGTTCAATTTTCTTTAGAAGTTGTTGCTTTATGGTTTCTCCTCTGTTGGCaaattgagaaaacatcaaattgTCTGGAAAGGTGGTGGGTTTTATCATTTAAAGAAAGGCACTTGCTAGAGCAGTCTCTTTACTCCAATTTATTTCTGCCTTTGGTTTGCATTCCTATATTAGTGGTTGATAGAGAAATAGCTGGGGTATTTTTTGTGAAAAGGGATGTATGATGCGTTTGAAGGTTGTCTAGTTGATTAATTATGGGGCATTGCCATTGGGAGAATGAAAGTTTTGGAGGAGATCTTTAGAAGTCAGTTATAGGTAACTGAGACATGGATTGATAATTATTGTGGCTTGATACTTGATAGGATTTTAGGAGTGGATGGGAAAATTTATAGACATATTGCTTGTTAACTTAAAGATATTGAAGTTTGTAACTTGGGGATGAACCAGTGAAGTTTTCTGATTTGTTTGCTTTGCCAGTGGTAAAGTGGCTAGTGTTGCTAGCTGTATGGAGTCTATGTGTTTCATATTTAAGTTATTCAAGGTTGACAAGAATATTTGgagctttttaaaatttcctttCTTACCACAAGTTGGCTTATGCAGTGAAATTGTTATGTTTTTTGGCAAAGAGAACATGTTATGATTTGATAGcaattctctatttttttttttcttggccaTTTCTGTCCTGTATTTAACTAAAGttaatttcacttaaaaaaagagaaatttacCAGCTGCTGTTTTATGTGGAAAATTAATGAGAGAAATGTATTGTGCACGTTTTTCAGTTGGATGCTTTACTGATGTTTTTTCATTATAAGAATTCTATAAGGTAATTTCCAAGACAGTCAAGATGTTAATAAGTTGGAGAAGATGATTAGGTTCTATCGAATTTTAATGTATTCTCAATTTTCAATGATTGTATctcttttgttttctatatCTGGATTTTACAATGAAGACCTTGCAAATAAATTGTGTACtgagagaggaaaaaaataccccaaaaaatgataaatagaagaaatggaaaatgaaaacaagTATAGCACTGGATTGGCAATATACA contains:
- the LOC123221062 gene encoding LOW QUALITY PROTEIN: chromo domain-containing protein LHP1-like (The sequence of the model RefSeq protein was modified relative to this genomic sequence to represent the inferred CDS: inserted 1 base in 1 codon), with product MKVKGGGKRKVVAGGGGNLGPNEAVDVFVEENYIDVNEEKHQEGEEMDEENEEEEEEEEDEEDEDEEMARDEEQXEEPQEDRPKLDEGFYEIEAIRRRRVRKGQLQYLIKWRGWPATANTWEPLENLQSCSDVIDAFEESLRSSGKSSRKRKRKYGGPHTLVKRKQPRTSNAAYNVGVAGLSRATSLTNTSLIDLPASNQSIGSGQEGEKNGDLSIVKTRRQTSENRFANGAKQVDVRKEESEYDPKLSELKGTMSNNEANGDKIAVNLQDAKVLEGNGLTHGVVKVDRAESVPNDRRTGAKRRKSSSVKRFKQDLASSKLVAGQDSTPSIAAGCGDIGEQLGFGNSSYKNKFDGSRNASALVKIIKPIDFSASVSDNVQDVLVTFVALSSDGKEVMVDNKFLKANDPLLLINFYEQHLKYSAQ